The Methylococcus sp. Mc7 genomic sequence GCGGCGGTTGCTCCCGCCCCCGAGCCCGTGAAAGCGCCGGAGCCGGTCGTGAAGAAGGAAACCGTGGTGCTGAAGGAAGCCACGCCCGATGCGGCGCTCCAGCTCCTGGCCCTGTTGCAGAAGGAAGCGCGCTTCGTCGACTTCGTGCAGGAAAACGTGGCGCAGTATTCCGACGCCGAGATCGGCGCGGCGGCGCGGGTGGTGCACGAGGGCTGCCGCAAGGTGATCGGCCAGTCCTTCGACCTGGCGCCGGTGCGCACCGAGACCGAAGGCAGCCGTCTGACGCTCCCGAAGGGCTTCGACGCCGCCAGCGTGCGGCTGGCCGGCAACATCGTGGGCGAGCCGCCCTTTACCGGCACCCTGGTGCACCGCGGCTGGAAGGTGGAAAACGTCCGCCTGCCCAAGGTCGCCGAGGGCCACGACAACCGCATCATCGCCCAGGCCGAGGTGGAACTGTGAGCGAGACCCGCTATTCGGTCGGCATCGACCTCGGCACCACCAACAGCGTGGTGGCCTATGTGGACTTGAGCGGCTGCGACGGCGAAAAGGCGCCGCTGGAAGTCCTGGAAATCCCCCAGCTCACCGCGCCGGGCACGGTCGGCGACAAGAAGCAACTGCCGTCCTTCCTGTATCAGGCCCATGAGGCCGAATTGGCGCCGGGTGACGTCGTCCTCCCCTGGGACGAACACCCCGAAGCCCTCACCGGCGACCTGGCCCGCCAGCTCGGCTCCAAAACCCCGATCCGTCTGGTCGCCAGCGCCAAGAGCTGGCTGTGCCACAGTGGCGTGGACTGCCGCGCGCCTATCCTGCCGGTCCAGGCGCCGGAAGAGGTGAAGCGGGTCTCGCCCCTGCAGGCTTCGATCGCCTACCTGCGCCACATGCGCGATGCCTGGAACGCGCGTCATCCCGAATATCCCTTGAGCGAGCAGGACCTGACCATCACGGTGCCGGCTTCGTTCGACCCGGCGGCGCGCGAACTGACGGTGGAGGCGGCCCATGCCCTCGGGCTGCGTCAGGCCATCCTGCTGGAGGAGCCCCAGTCGGCGCTGTACAGTTGGATCCAGACCAGCGGCGGCGGCTGGCGCGAACAGGTCAAGCCGGGCGACGTCATCCTGGTGGTCGACGTGGGCGGCGGCACCACCGACCTCTCGTTGATCGCGGTCACCGAATCCGATGGCAACCTGGAACTCAACCGCGTCGCCATCGGCGATCACATCCTGCTGGGCGGCGACAACATGGATCTGGCGCTGGCCTACGGCCTCAAGCTGAAGCTGGAGGCCGAAGGCAGGAAGCTCGAGGCCTGGCAGGTGCAGGCCCTGATGCACGGCTGCCGGGACGCCAAGGAATCGCTGCTGTCCGATCCGGACGTCTCCGAAGTGGCGGTGGTGGTGCCGAGCCGCGGTTCCTCGCTCATCGGCGGGACGCTGCGCACCGAGCTGACCAAGGACGAAGTCAACCGTACCCTGATCGAGGGCTTCTTCCCCAAGGTCTCGATCGAAGAGAAGCCTTTGGTCCAGGCCCGCACCGGCCTGACCACCATCGGTCTGCCCTATGCCAAGGACGCCCGCATCACCTGCCATCTTGCCGGCTTCCTGAGCAAGCAGGTGAACGCGGCCGCCGAGCTGGAAGGTTTCGCGGCGGCCGAGGGCGCGCGCTTCATCCATCCCACCGCGTTGCTGCTGAACGGCGGCGTGTTCAAGTCCGAAGCGCTGGAACGGCGGCTGCTGGAGGTGCTGAACGGTTGGCTGGAGGCCGACGGCGCGCCTGCGGCGCGTCTGCTGCACGGGGCCGATCTGGATCTGGCCGTGGCCCGGGGGGCGGCTTATTACGGCTACGTGCGCAAGGGCCAGGGTGTGCGCATCCGCGGCGGCACGGCGGCGGCCTATTACGTCGGCGTGGAGAGTGCCATGCCGGCGGTGCCCGGCTTCCCTGCCCCGCTGCAGGCGTTGTGTATCGCGCCGTTCGGCATGGAGGAGGGCACCGAGGCCGAGCTGCCGCCGGAGGAGTTCGGGCTGGTGGTGGGCGAGCCGGTGCGCTTCCGTTTCTTCGCCTCGACCCTGCGCCGCGAGGATCTGGTCGGCACCCGGATGGAGGATTGGCGCGAGGACGAGATCGAGGAGCTGGATGAAATCGAGGTGACCCTGCCGGTCGAAGGCCACCAGCCCGGCGAGGTGGTGCCGGTCCGGCTGGCGGCGCGGGTGACCGAGGTCGGCACGCTCCAGCTCGAAGCCGTGGCGCGGGACAGCGGCGAGCGCTGGAAGGTCGAGTTCGAGGTGCGCAGCGGCGAGAAGCCGGCGGAAGCCTTCGGCGAGGCGGTTCCCGAAGCGCCTTATCTCGGCACCGCCGATCCGGAACCGGAAGCCGGAGACGAATCGGCCGAAAGGAAGCCGTTCTGGTCCTTCAACAAATAGATCTTGACCGAAGGGGCGGCGGCCGGCCCCGCTCCTCTTCGGCGGCTGATTTCCGCATGTCTTCCGCTGCGCCACGCTACGTCGTAGGCATCGACCTCGGCACCACGCACACCGTCGTCGCCTACGCCGACGGCGGCGATCCGTCGCGGATCGAGTTGTTTCCGCTGGAGCAGCTCGTCGCGCCGGGACAGATTGCCGAACGGCCGCTGCTGCCCTCGGTGCGCTACCACCCGGCGGCGGGCGAACTCGCCGAAGCGGACAACGCCTTGCCCTGGCCGGTAGAGGAAATGGCGCCGGGCTGCCGCCCGGTGATCGGCGAGCTGGCCCGCCAGCTCGGCAGCCGCAGCCGGGGCCGGCTGGTCGCCAGCGCCAAGAGCTGGCTGTGTCACTCGGGCGTCGACCGCACGGCCGACATTCTGCCCTGGGGCGCGCCGGACGAGGTGCCCAAGGTTTCGCCGGTCGAGGCATCGGCGAGTTTCCTGCGGCACGTGCGGTGTGCCTGGAACCGGCACTTCCGGGAGCATCCGCTGGAAGCGCAGGAGCTCGTCGTCACCATCCCCGCATCGTTCGACGACGCGGCCCGTGCCCTGACGGTCGAGGCGGCGCGCCGGGCGGGCCTTCCGAACGTCCGCCTGCTCGAAGAACCGCAGGCGGCCTGCTACGACTTCCTGTGGACCCATCGCGGCCGTCTGACCGAGACACTGGAGGGCGTGAGCCTCCTGCTGGTCTGCGACGTCGGCGGCGGCACCACCGATTTCACCCTCATCCGTGTCGTTGCCGGCGGGCCGGAACCCAGGCTCGAACGTATCGCCGTCGGCAATCATCTGATGCTGGGCGGGGACAACATCGACCTCACCCTGGCGCACCGGTTGGAGCCGCGTCTGACCGGGGTCGAGCGCGGCCTCTCCGCCACCGATCTGATCCTGCTGGCCGAACAGTGCCGGCGGGCCAAGGAGACGCTGCTGGCGGCGCAGGGACCGGAGTCCGTGACCGTCACCCTGCTCGGCAAGGGCGGCGGTCTGATCGGCGGGGCCCGCTCGGTCGAGCTGGGACGGAACGAAGCGCTCGAGGTCGTGCTGGACGGATTCTTCCCGCGGGTCGGGGCGGATGCGGTGCCGGAGCGGCGCAGCGGCGTGGTCGAGTTCGGCCTGCCGTATGCGTCCGATCCGGCGATCACCCGCCATGCCGCGGCGTTCCTGGCCCGGCACCGGAACGATGCCGGCGGAGCCGCGCCGGACGCGCTGCTGCTGAACGGGGGCGCATTCCACAGCCCGGTGATCGCCGGGCGGATGGCGGACGTCGTCGGTTCCTGGTCCGGACGGGCGCCGGCGATGCTGCGGAACCCGCGCCCCGACCAGGCCGTCGCCTTCGGTGCCGTGGCCTTTGGGCTGGCGCGGCGGGGGCTCGCCGTGCAGAAGATCGGCGGCGGCTCGGCCCGGGCCTATTATCTGCTGGTCGGCGACGGCAAGGACGAGCTCCGCCGCGGCGTCTGCATCCTGCCGCGTGGTGCCGCCGAGGGCCAGGAATGGAACGTGGAACAGCGGAATTTCCTGCTGAGCGTCGGCCGGCCGGTACGGTTCCACGTGTATTTCTCCACCGCCGACTCGGCCCACGGTCCAGGTGACCTGGCGGTATTGGACGAGGCCGGGTTCGGCGAGCTGCCGCCGCTGGCGGTGGCCTTCGAGGCGGAGGAGAAGGGCGACGTCGAGGTGCGCCTCGCCGCGCGGCTCACCGAGATCGGCACGCTGCAGCTGCAATGCGTGTCGGTCGCCGACCCGAAAGAGCGCTGGGACCTCGAGTTGCAACTCCGTTCGGGAGGCGCGAAGCCGGCGGTGCCCACGAGTCTGCATCCACGCGCCGCGGAAGCGATGGATCACATCGGGCTGATCTTCGGCAAGAAAGCCAAGCAGCTCGATCCCAAGGCCGTCAAATCGCTCCGCAGCGATCTCGAAAGGATTTTGGGCAAACGCGAGGACTGGGATACCGCGCTGTGCCGCGAACTGTACGCGGCCCTGCTCGAAGGCGCCCCGCATCGCCGCCGTTCGCCCGATCACGAGCGGCTCTGGCTGAGCCTGGCCGGCTATTGCCTGCGGCCCGGCTTCGGCGCGCCGCTGGACGATTGGCGGGTAGGGCAGGCCTGGAATCTGTATTCGCAGGGCTTGCAGTTCGTGAACGAGGCGCAGAACTGGTCCGAATGGTGGATATTGTGGCGGCGCATCGCCGGGGGGCTGGAGGCAGCGGCGCAACAGCGCATCTTCGCCGACATCGCCGGCTTCATCGATCCGGTCCGGGCGCGGCGGGGCAATGCCGAAGCGCTGGCCAGGAAGCGCGGCTTCGAGGACATGCTGCGGCTGGCGGCGTCAATGGAGCGCCTGTCGTCCGGCGACAAAGCCCTGCTGGGCGGCTGGCTCATCCAGCGCCTGGACAAGGCGCCCGATTCGGCGGAGCTCTGGTGGGCCTTGGGCCGCGTCGGCGCGCGTGCGCCGTTCCACGGCAGCGCCCACAATCTCGTCGACCGCGAAGTAGCCGAAGGCTGGGTGGAGCTGGCCCTGCGGCGGGACTGGAAGAAGCAGAGCTTCGTCGCTTTCGCCGCGACCCTGCTGGCGCGCCTGACCGGAGACCGCGAGCGCGACCTCGACACCGCCTTGCGGAACCGGGTCGCGGAAAAACTGGCGGCCTCCCGCTCGCCGGAATCGTGGCTGGAACTGGTGACCGAGGTCAGGGTGCTGGATGCGGCGGACGAGAAGCGCATTTTCGGCGAGGGTCTGCCACCCGGCTTGCGGCTGGTCGATTAGGAGTAGGTCGCGTAGCGAAACGTCGGTTTCCCCCAGGAAATTCGTCGGGTCTATGACGAGAACTCTAGATACAACCTTTGGCCGTTTCTCGTCGGGCCGTCATACAATGGTCATGGCAGACTCCTAGCATCCTGGAAGAATCCTGATGAGGTGACGATGGCCCTGAGTCTGGTCCGTTTCAAGAAGATCCTTTCCATCGTGGGCGACATCATCAAGATCGAGGTGCCCGCCATCGGTGAGGCCGGCCTTGGTGCGGTCGAGGTTCGCTTAGGTGACCTCGCCATGATCGAAGATACCGCAGCGCTTCGCTCCGTGGCCCAAGTGATCCGGATAGAGCAAGAACAGGTGTCGCTACAGGTCTTCTCCGGAACCAGGGGGTTTTCCACCCAGGCTTCGGTCCATTTCCTCGGACACCCCATGCGCGTGACTTATTCCTCGAACATCCTGGGCCGTGTGTTCTCGGGGACGGGGGAGCCTCTCGACGGCAACTCCCGGTTGGAGTTCGATCCCAAGGTACCGATCGGTGTCGCATCGGTGAACCCCTTGAGGCGGACCGTGCCCGCGCGCATGATCCGCACCAACGTGCCGATGATCGACCTGTTCAACTGCCTGGTCGAGAGCCAGAAGATCCCGATCTTCTCGATCCCCGGAGAACCCTACAACGCCTTTCTCGCGCGCATTGGTATCCAGGCTGACGCCGACCTGGTGGTGTTCGCCGGTTTGGGGCTGCTCTTCGACGATTACCACTTCTTCCGCAAAACCTTCGAGGATGCCGGGGTATTCGGCCGCACCGTGATGTTTTGCAACCTGGCCACGGCGCCCATCGTCGAGCGCCTCATCACCCCGGACCTTGCCCTGACGGTGGCCGAGCGCTTCGCCGTCGAGCACGGCAAACGGGTCCTGGTCCTTCTGACCGACATGACCACTTATGCCGACGCCATGAAGGAGATCGGCGTGGCTCTGGAACGGGTACCGGCGAACCGCGGCTATGGCGGCGACCTCTACTCGCAACTGGCGCGCCGTTACGAAAAGGCCTGCCATTTCAGCGGCGCCGGATCGGTCACCATACTCGCGGTGACGACCATGCCGGGCAACGACGTGACCCATCCAGTGCCCGACAACACCGGCTACATCACCGAGGGCCAATTCTATCTGCACGGCGGCATGCTGGACCCCTTCGGCTCCCTGTCGCGGCTCAAGCAGCACGTGATCGGCAAGGTCACCCGCGAAGACCACGCCGCCTTGGCCAACACCATGATCCGCCTGTACGCGGCGGCGGTTTCGGCGGAGCAAAAGCAGGCCATGGCCTTCGACCTGTCGCCCTTCGACCTGAGGCTGCTCGAATTCGGCGAGTCGTTCCGGCGGCGGTTCATGGACATCAACGTGTCGATGCCGCTCGAAGAGGCACTGGATTTGGGCTGGCAAACCCTGGCGGAGTGTTTTTCGCCCGAGGAACTGGTCATCAAGCAATCGCTGATCGACAAGTATTTCCCGCGAGCGGCGGAGGTCGGATAGCGTGCGAAGATTGTCCTTGAACAAGACCGCCCTCAACGACGAAAAAGAAAAACTGGGCACCTATGCCCGCTTTTTGCCTTCCCTGGAACTGAAAAGGGACCAGCTATTGGTCGAACGGATCAGAGCCGCGCGTCGGCTAGCCGACACCGATCGCGACCTGCGCGAGCTCGTCGGGGCGGTGGGGGAGGCGCTCCCCATGCTGGCCAACCGGGGCGTCGATCTCGATGGACTGGTCCGGGTCCGTGCGGTCGACATGGGACGCGAGCGGGTGTTGGGCATGGATTTGCCGGTCTTGCGGGCCGTCGATATCGCCGTGGCGGATTATGGCTGCCTCACCACGCCGCATTGGGTAGACGCGGTGGCGTCGCGCCTCGGAACGGCGATGAGACTCCGGATGAGCCTGCGAGTGGAACGCGAACGCCTGGCGATCGTGGAGCGGGCCTTGAAAAAGGTCAACCAGCGCATCAACCTGTTTGAGAAGGTTCTGATTCCCCATGCCGAACGGAACGTCAAAGCCATCCAGATCGCGCTTTCCGATGCCGAAAAAGCGGCGGTGGTGCGCGCCAAGCTTGCGAAACGCAAACGCCTGGGTCCTCGGCTGTGAGCATCGCCCTCCTCAAGAAAGCCACCTTGTGCGGCCTCGTCAAAGACAAGCCGCGGATCCTCGAGGACCTGCGTGATCTCGGCTGCCTGCACCTGCTGCCCCCCCAAGGAACAACTTCAGACGGCGGGGATGTGGTCGAGCAGCCGGAGGACATCGTCAAGGCCTTGCGCTACCTCCGCGACTGCCCGCGTAAGCGGCGGCGGGTCGGTAAGGCCATTGGTTTCGATGCGGCGGACGTCGCCAGTCTGGTTTTGCGCAACCAGGCCAAAAAGCGCGAACAGTCCGACCGGCGCGATTTTTTGCAGCATCGCATCAAGGAGTTGGCGCCCTGGGGCACCTTGCTGCTGCCCGGGGAGTTCGGCGAACTTGGCCTCAAGTTTTGGTTTTACATCGTCCCGGCCGGATTCCAGCACCGTCTGCGTAACGATGAGCTCATCTGGCAGGTGGTTCACCGTGAGCGTGGCTATCTCTACATCGTGGTCATCGCCGAGCGCGAACCGTCCCCTCATG encodes the following:
- a CDS encoding V-type ATP synthase subunit D; this translates as MNKTALNDEKEKLGTYARFLPSLELKRDQLLVERIRAARRLADTDRDLRELVGAVGEALPMLANRGVDLDGLVRVRAVDMGRERVLGMDLPVLRAVDIAVADYGCLTTPHWVDAVASRLGTAMRLRMSLRVERERLAIVERALKKVNQRINLFEKVLIPHAERNVKAIQIALSDAEKAAVVRAKLAKRKRLGPRL
- a CDS encoding V-type ATP synthase subunit B: MALSLVRFKKILSIVGDIIKIEVPAIGEAGLGAVEVRLGDLAMIEDTAALRSVAQVIRIEQEQVSLQVFSGTRGFSTQASVHFLGHPMRVTYSSNILGRVFSGTGEPLDGNSRLEFDPKVPIGVASVNPLRRTVPARMIRTNVPMIDLFNCLVESQKIPIFSIPGEPYNAFLARIGIQADADLVVFAGLGLLFDDYHFFRKTFEDAGVFGRTVMFCNLATAPIVERLITPDLALTVAERFAVEHGKRVLVLLTDMTTYADAMKEIGVALERVPANRGYGGDLYSQLARRYEKACHFSGAGSVTILAVTTMPGNDVTHPVPDNTGYITEGQFYLHGGMLDPFGSLSRLKQHVIGKVTREDHAALANTMIRLYAAAVSAEQKQAMAFDLSPFDLRLLEFGESFRRRFMDINVSMPLEEALDLGWQTLAECFSPEELVIKQSLIDKYFPRAAEVG
- a CDS encoding Hsp70 family protein, yielding MSSAAPRYVVGIDLGTTHTVVAYADGGDPSRIELFPLEQLVAPGQIAERPLLPSVRYHPAAGELAEADNALPWPVEEMAPGCRPVIGELARQLGSRSRGRLVASAKSWLCHSGVDRTADILPWGAPDEVPKVSPVEASASFLRHVRCAWNRHFREHPLEAQELVVTIPASFDDAARALTVEAARRAGLPNVRLLEEPQAACYDFLWTHRGRLTETLEGVSLLLVCDVGGGTTDFTLIRVVAGGPEPRLERIAVGNHLMLGGDNIDLTLAHRLEPRLTGVERGLSATDLILLAEQCRRAKETLLAAQGPESVTVTLLGKGGGLIGGARSVELGRNEALEVVLDGFFPRVGADAVPERRSGVVEFGLPYASDPAITRHAAAFLARHRNDAGGAAPDALLLNGGAFHSPVIAGRMADVVGSWSGRAPAMLRNPRPDQAVAFGAVAFGLARRGLAVQKIGGGSARAYYLLVGDGKDELRRGVCILPRGAAEGQEWNVEQRNFLLSVGRPVRFHVYFSTADSAHGPGDLAVLDEAGFGELPPLAVAFEAEEKGDVEVRLAARLTEIGTLQLQCVSVADPKERWDLELQLRSGGAKPAVPTSLHPRAAEAMDHIGLIFGKKAKQLDPKAVKSLRSDLERILGKREDWDTALCRELYAALLEGAPHRRRSPDHERLWLSLAGYCLRPGFGAPLDDWRVGQAWNLYSQGLQFVNEAQNWSEWWILWRRIAGGLEAAAQQRIFADIAGFIDPVRARRGNAEALARKRGFEDMLRLAASMERLSSGDKALLGGWLIQRLDKAPDSAELWWALGRVGARAPFHGSAHNLVDREVAEGWVELALRRDWKKQSFVAFAATLLARLTGDRERDLDTALRNRVAEKLAASRSPESWLELVTEVRVLDAADEKRIFGEGLPPGLRLVD
- a CDS encoding Hsp70 family protein gives rise to the protein MSETRYSVGIDLGTTNSVVAYVDLSGCDGEKAPLEVLEIPQLTAPGTVGDKKQLPSFLYQAHEAELAPGDVVLPWDEHPEALTGDLARQLGSKTPIRLVASAKSWLCHSGVDCRAPILPVQAPEEVKRVSPLQASIAYLRHMRDAWNARHPEYPLSEQDLTITVPASFDPAARELTVEAAHALGLRQAILLEEPQSALYSWIQTSGGGWREQVKPGDVILVVDVGGGTTDLSLIAVTESDGNLELNRVAIGDHILLGGDNMDLALAYGLKLKLEAEGRKLEAWQVQALMHGCRDAKESLLSDPDVSEVAVVVPSRGSSLIGGTLRTELTKDEVNRTLIEGFFPKVSIEEKPLVQARTGLTTIGLPYAKDARITCHLAGFLSKQVNAAAELEGFAAAEGARFIHPTALLLNGGVFKSEALERRLLEVLNGWLEADGAPAARLLHGADLDLAVARGAAYYGYVRKGQGVRIRGGTAAAYYVGVESAMPAVPGFPAPLQALCIAPFGMEEGTEAELPPEEFGLVVGEPVRFRFFASTLRREDLVGTRMEDWREDEIEELDEIEVTLPVEGHQPGEVVPVRLAARVTEVGTLQLEAVARDSGERWKVEFEVRSGEKPAEAFGEAVPEAPYLGTADPEPEAGDESAERKPFWSFNK